A genome region from Meriones unguiculatus strain TT.TT164.6M chromosome 2, Bangor_MerUng_6.1, whole genome shotgun sequence includes the following:
- the Sft2d3 gene encoding vesicle transport protein SFT2C → MADLHRQLQDYLTQGKASRTAAAEPLLAARAAEEPAAGAWLGRTALRWPWAASPTEPPPAGASCIPNVTRGQRLAAGGLCLLLAALCFGLAALYAPLLLLRARKFALLWSLGSVLALAGAALLRGGAACGRLLRGEEAPSPGALCYAAALGGTLYAALALRSTPLTALGACAQLATLLRALLGLLPWGGGTALRLALGRLKRGAGLASALPV, encoded by the coding sequence ATGGCGGATCTCCACCGCCAACTGCAGGACTACCTGACGCAGGGCAAAGCGAGCAGGACGGCGGCCGCCGAGCCGCTGCTCGCCGCGAGGGCAGCAGAAGAGCCCGCGGCCGGGGCCTGGCTAGGCCGCACGGCTCTGCGGTGGCCGTGGGCTGCGAGCCCCACGGAGCCGCCGCCCGCGGGCGCGAGCTGCATCCCGAACGTGACGCGCGGGCAGCGCCTGGCGGCGGGCGGGCTGTGCCTGCTGCTGGCGGCGCTCTGCTTCGGGCTGGCGGCGCTCTAcgcgccgctgctgctgctgcgcgCCCGCAAGTTCGCGCTCCTGTGGTCGCTGGGCTCCGTGCTGGCACTGGCGGGCGCGGCGCTGCTGCGGGGCGGCGCGGCGTGCGGGCGCCTGCTGCGCGGCGAGGAGGCGCCGTCGCCCGGCGCCCTGTGCTACGCGGCCGCCCTGGGGGGAACGCTCTACGCCGCGCTGGCCCTGCGCAGCACGCCGCTGACGGCGCTCGGCGCCTGCGCGCAGCTGGCCACCCTGCTGCGCGCGCTGCTGGGGCTGCTGCCCTGGGGCGGCGGCACGGCGCTGCGTCTGGCGCTCGGCCGCCTGAAGCGCGGGGCCGGCCTAGCCAGCGCGCTCCCGGTGTGA